The following proteins come from a genomic window of Melospiza georgiana isolate bMelGeo1 chromosome 3, bMelGeo1.pri, whole genome shotgun sequence:
- the BFSP1 gene encoding filensin — MYRSSFLREVRKEKYERSDAYDELRGSPEFDSLAQARGLENLQELNERFASYINRARVLEQRNTILRKQLETFQRMDELVGLDEAFAGQIEFNRQRMRELASDRAKLEREEKDAQRMLDEYCNKYRNEREYQQRLKETLEHLNKEADEALLCNLELQIESQFLQDDINATKDRYKKNLMEIQTYVNVLQQIIQTTPRVSPITTGICEEKLIAERRIPVLQSQLEEYKSILCQLQAQKYKLQTETTMLEQAIKNTQESYDDEIQLYNEQIENLRKGIEEAERILEKYTTECRQLVIYQQSLENELERYKRIIENEDSRLNSAIAGTPVTLFTQIYRPVQPQASRGRDITQAMQDIASIKPRQKGLTKKIARKKELMSKDITDSHLPERMYERTLEGFDQDQMEFRHEGSVRCEPEQEGSEFDEKEMGPEDVPDGAQISKAFDKLCNIMREKIRVYKRPEAKSDAHPKGRYVLVTGEEGYEEPCILAPSIPAGGGITVSTGNGKVMNGDDVESIPELPEPAEPPEKEKGEICERREDFELPDKQREEGKEDVLEWGKKARGKIEQITKYPDISEPETVTSSGLISPTEPGLLRETEYEREDKQGLLFREAALPGSMSYEKVEVVESIEKFSDDKIQTYEETAMIVETMIEKTSKKKLGDKGS; from the exons ATGTACAGGAGCAGCTTCCTCCGTGAGGTACGCAAGGAGAAGTACGAGCGGTCAGATGCCTATGATGAGCTACGAGGCTCCCCAGAATTTGACAGTTTGGCCCAAGCCCGGGGCTTGGAGAACCTGCAGGAGCTCAACGAGCGCTTTGCAAGCTACATCAACCGGGCGCGTGTGCTGGAACAGCGCAATACCATCCTGCGCAAGCAACTGGAGACCTTCCAGCGCATGGATGAGCTGGTGGGCTTGGATGAAGCTTTTGCTGGGCAGATTGAGTTCAACCGGCAACGAATGAGGGAGCTGGCTTCTGACCGAGCCAAGCTGGAGCGGGAGGAGAAGGATGCCCAGCGCATGCTTGATGAATACTGCAACAA GTATAGAAATGAACGTGAGTATCAGCAGAGGCTAAAAGAAACCCTGGAGCACCTTAATAAA GAAGCTGATGAGGCCTTGCTGTGCAACCTGGAGCTGCAAATTGAGTCCCAGTTCCTGCAGGATGACATCAATGCTACAAAGGACAGATACAAGAAG AACCTCATGGAAATCCAGACCTATGTCAATGTCTTGCAGCAGATCATCCAGACAACTCCTCGTGTGTCCCCAATAACCACTGGCATATGTGAG GAAAAACTGATAGCAGAGAGGAGGATCCCTgttctgcagagccagctggagGAATATAAGAGCATCCTCTGCCAGCTACAGGCACAGAAATACAAGCTCCAGACAGAG ACAACCATGCTGGAGCAAGCAATTAAAAATACCCAGGAGAGTTATGACGATGAAATTCAGCTTTACAATGAGCAGATTGAAAACCTTAGGAAGGGGATAGAGGAGGCTGAGAGAATCTTGGAGAAGTACACCACTGAGTGCCGCCAGCTGGTGATCTACCAGCAGTCCCTGGAGAATGAGCTGGAACGGTACAAACGGATCATCGAGAATGAGGACAGCCG GTTAAACTCTGCTATAGCAGGAACCCCAGTCACACTCTTCACACAGATTTATCGACCTGTCCAGCCTCAGGCTTCGAGGGGAAGAG aTATCACCCAGGCCATGCAAGACATTGCCAGTATAAAGCCCAGACAAAAAGGCCTGACAAAGAAAATTGCCAGAAAAAAGGAGCTGATGTCAAAAGACATAACCGACAGTCACTTGCCTGAAAGAATGTACGAAAGAACTTTGGAAGGTTTTGACCAAGATCAGATGGAATTTAGGCATGAAGGCTCAGTCAGGTGTGAACCTGAGCAAGAAGGATCAGAAtttgatgaaaaagaaatgggCCCAGAGGACGTACCTGATGGAGCCCAGATAAGTAAAGCCTTTGATAAATTGTGTAATATTATGAGGGAGAAAATAAGAGTCTACAAGAGACCAGAGGCTAAGTCTGATGCCCATCCCAAAGGGCGTTATGTGCTGGTGACAGGGGAGGAAGGCTATGAAGAACCATGCATCTTGGCCCCCTCTATCCCTGCTGGCGGGGGGATCACAGTTTCCACTGGCAATGGGAAGGTGATGAATGGGGATGATGTGGAGTCCATACCAGAGCTCCCAGAACCTGCGGAACCaccagaaaaagagaaaggggaaatCTGTGAAAGGAGAGAAGATTTTGAACTCCCAGATAAacagagagaggaggggaaagaagaTGTGCTtgaatgggggaaaaaagcaagaggaaaaattGAGCAAATCACAAAGTACCCAGACATCTCTGAGCCTGAGACAGTTACTTCCTCTGGTCTGATAAGCCCAACTGAGCCAGGACTCCTTCGAGAGACAGAATATGAGCGAGAAGATAAACAGGGCCTTTTGTTCAGGGAAGCAGCCTTACCTGGCTCTATGAGCTATGAGAAGGTGGAGGTGGTAGAGTCCATTGAGAAGTTTTCAGATGACAAAATTCAGACATATGAAGAGACAGCAATGATTGTTGAGACAATGATAGAGAAGACAAGCAAGAAGAAACTAGGTGACAAAGGCTCTTAA